The following are encoded in a window of Mycoplasma anserisalpingitidis genomic DNA:
- the pgmB gene encoding beta-phosphoglucomutase, whose amino-acid sequence MLKGILFDLDGVITDTAKLHYLAWKEIVQELGINYTEEENEGLRGLPRKDTLLAILKLKNVPVPSDVILDDLCTRKNELYKSFLSEKLEKDSILPGISKLIDDAKKANVKLAIASSSYNAPVILEKLGIYDKFDFIVNPANIEKGKPAPDIFLAAAKGLNLNTDECIGIEDSVEGLKSIHSAKIFSVAITNNSKEDFSKANVKLSSTSDLDFNELENAFKNK is encoded by the coding sequence ATGCTTAAGGGTATCTTGTTTGATCTTGATGGTGTAATTACTGACACGGCAAAATTACATTACTTAGCTTGAAAGGAAATTGTTCAAGAATTGGGTATAAATTATACTGAAGAAGAAAATGAAGGTCTTAGAGGTTTACCAAGAAAAGACACTTTATTAGCAATCTTAAAATTAAAAAACGTACCAGTTCCTTCAGACGTTATTTTAGATGATTTGTGTACAAGAAAAAATGAATTATATAAATCATTTCTTTCGGAAAAATTGGAAAAAGATTCCATTTTACCAGGAATAAGTAAGTTAATTGATGATGCTAAAAAAGCAAATGTTAAACTTGCAATTGCTTCAAGTAGTTATAATGCTCCTGTTATACTTGAAAAATTAGGTATTTATGATAAATTTGATTTTATAGTTAATCCTGCTAACATAGAAAAAGGAAAACCTGCTCCTGATATTTTCTTAGCCGCTGCAAAAGGATTAAACTTAAATACTGATGAATGTATTGGTATTGAAGATTCTGTTGAAGGACTTAAATCAATTCATTCAGCTAAAATCTTTTCAGTAGCTATTACAAATAATTCAAAGGAAGACTTTAGTAAAGCGAATGTAAAATTGAGTTCCACTTCAGATTTAGATTTTAATGAATTAGAAAATGCATTTAAAAATAAATAA
- a CDS encoding DUF1349 domain-containing protein: MKVNKDLWNWTRKPNYFNISDEKIEIISEPKTDLWQRTYYHFRNDNAPLLQISTSEKFFSFTVKTQFDSKHRFDQCGIIMYLDSENWIKASIEYENEKFQHLGAVVTNNGYSDWSTTEIDANIKSMWYRLSRREDDFKIECSIDGKEFKQMRICHINKATDKINFGIYACSPEDSSFKATFTKMEITECKWLAHDGQQPDK; this comes from the coding sequence ATGAAAGTAAATAAAGATTTGTGAAATTGAACAAGAAAACCAAATTATTTTAATATTTCTGATGAAAAAATTGAAATTATATCAGAACCTAAAACTGATCTATGGCAAAGAACTTATTATCATTTTAGAAATGATAATGCACCCTTATTACAAATTTCAACAAGTGAAAAATTCTTTTCTTTCACAGTCAAAACTCAATTCGATTCAAAGCATCGTTTTGATCAATGCGGTATTATAATGTACTTAGATTCAGAAAACTGAATAAAAGCTTCAATTGAATATGAAAATGAAAAATTTCAACACCTAGGTGCTGTTGTAACAAATAACGGTTATTCAGATTGATCAACTACAGAAATAGATGCAAACATTAAAAGTATGTGATACAGATTAAGCAGAAGAGAAGATGATTTTAAGATAGAATGTTCAATTGATGGAAAAGAATTTAAACAAATGAGAATCTGCCACATTAATAAAGCTACAGATAAAATAAATTTTGGTATTTATGCCTGCAGTCCAGAAGATTCAAGTTTTAAAGCAACTTTTACAAAAATGGAAATTACTGAGTGTAAATGATTAGCACATGATGGGCAACAACCAGATAAATAG
- the obgE gene encoding GTPase ObgE encodes MAKFVDEVKVMLQAGKGGDGIISFRREAHVDKGGPDGGDGGNGGDVYFVGDLGKNTLLSFYKNKHIIAEDGVKGGPKNLYGANAKHTYIRVPIGTLVYNNNKLVADVILPDTPYLVAKGGKGGRGNTKFKTSKNTAPRICENGLPGEKFEAKIVLKILSDVGVVGKPSAGKSTFLNAISNAKAKVAEYEFTTLVPQLGMVEFYENSFTVADLPGLIKGASLGKGLGSRFLKHIERCRVIAHIIDFGDPNKDPINDYLTIQKELLDCNLKLELKPQLIIANKSDLENFRENVEKFKKKFPNITLIEISAINRENMDLVKKVLWEMIQKETMKPIEEEAQEIEINYEAPYNVISPYYGHFEVYGPKVLELYNKIPLNSYDNLLRFNNILKKIGVWEALIKLDIKPGDTVNIYEYQFQWEEE; translated from the coding sequence ATGGCAAAATTCGTTGATGAAGTTAAAGTTATGCTACAAGCAGGAAAAGGTGGAGATGGAATTATTTCATTCCGTAGAGAAGCTCACGTTGATAAAGGTGGTCCAGACGGTGGAGATGGTGGAAATGGTGGTGATGTCTATTTTGTTGGTGATTTAGGAAAAAATACATTATTAAGTTTCTACAAAAATAAGCATATCATTGCTGAAGATGGCGTTAAAGGCGGACCAAAAAATCTTTATGGAGCAAATGCAAAACACACTTATATAAGAGTTCCAATTGGAACATTAGTTTACAATAACAATAAATTAGTTGCTGATGTTATTTTGCCTGATACTCCTTATTTAGTTGCCAAAGGTGGAAAAGGCGGAAGAGGAAATACTAAATTCAAAACCTCTAAGAATACCGCACCTCGAATTTGTGAAAACGGACTTCCAGGAGAAAAATTTGAAGCTAAAATAGTTCTTAAAATTCTTTCTGATGTTGGTGTTGTAGGGAAACCTAGTGCAGGTAAAAGTACGTTCCTTAATGCTATTTCAAATGCAAAAGCTAAAGTTGCTGAGTATGAATTCACTACATTAGTACCACAATTAGGAATGGTTGAATTTTATGAAAATAGCTTTACTGTAGCTGATTTACCAGGTTTAATTAAGGGTGCTAGTTTAGGTAAGGGTCTTGGTTCACGTTTTCTTAAACACATTGAAAGATGTAGGGTTATTGCACATATCATAGACTTTGGTGACCCAAATAAAGATCCTATTAATGACTACTTAACAATACAAAAGGAATTATTAGACTGTAATCTAAAACTTGAATTAAAGCCTCAATTAATTATTGCTAACAAGTCTGATTTAGAAAACTTTAGAGAAAATGTTGAAAAATTCAAAAAGAAATTTCCTAATATTACACTAATTGAAATTTCAGCAATAAATCGTGAAAATATGGACTTAGTTAAAAAAGTATTATGAGAAATGATTCAAAAAGAAACTATGAAACCTATTGAAGAAGAAGCACAAGAAATCGAAATTAACTATGAAGCTCCTTACAATGTTATTTCTCCTTATTATGGTCACTTTGAAGTTTATGGACCAAAAGTTTTGGAATTATATAATAAAATTCCATTAAATTCATATGATAATTTATTAAGATTTAATAATATTTTGAAAAAAATTGGTGTATGAGAAGCATTGATTAAATTAGATATTAAACCTGGTGATACTGTTAATATTTATGAATATCAATTCCAATGAGAAGAAGAGTAA
- a CDS encoding ribulose-phosphate 3-epimerase, producing the protein MSKKFVTPSLLNVDVDKRVDMANTLIDNGVSWIHYDVMDGKFVPNYAITPKEIINISKNSKEHFKDVHLMVENPTDYIEELKDYVDVFTFHYESLDEEVLLDWLENKNNHYCKIGLAIKPNTEIEVVEKFAKYLSLVLVMSVEPGKGGQKFIDSAYEKIQYLKKLRIDNGYDFLIQVDGGINNITGPECFRYGADACVAGTFLVANPTKEQIKSILGRRFSK; encoded by the coding sequence ATGAGTAAAAAATTCGTTACCCCTAGTTTATTAAATGTTGATGTAGATAAAAGAGTTGATATGGCAAATACACTCATTGATAATGGTGTAAGTTGAATTCATTATGATGTAATGGATGGTAAATTTGTACCAAATTATGCTATCACACCCAAAGAGATAATTAATATTTCAAAAAATAGCAAAGAACACTTTAAGGATGTACATTTGATGGTCGAAAATCCAACTGATTATATCGAAGAACTAAAAGACTATGTTGATGTATTTACTTTTCACTACGAATCTCTTGATGAAGAAGTTTTATTAGATTGATTGGAAAATAAAAATAATCATTATTGTAAAATTGGTTTAGCAATTAAACCAAATACAGAAATTGAAGTAGTCGAAAAATTTGCTAAATATCTTTCATTAGTTTTAGTAATGTCAGTTGAACCAGGTAAGGGTGGACAAAAATTCATCGATAGTGCTTATGAAAAAATTCAATATCTTAAAAAATTAAGAATTGATAATGGTTATGATTTTTTAATTCAAGTAGATGGTGGAATCAACAACATTACTGGGCCAGAATGTTTTAGATATGGTGCAGATGCTTGTGTCGCTGGAACATTTTTGGTTGCAAACCCAACAAAAGAGCAAATTAAATCAATTTTGGGAAGAAGATTTTCAAAATAG
- the rsgA gene encoding ribosome small subunit-dependent GTPase A gives MKGKIYSIVSGIYEIKNSDNSTILIPGSGKLRFNNLVPLVGDYVEHDSKMILNILERRNNFIRPKVANVDQVIIVMSLKEPEFSSFLMDKFLSIIEFKEIKPILFFTKSDLVNDFYWYEQYQRCGYEVYLINNNSDSNLSEIKQIFKNKTNVFLGQTGVGKTTTINRLSNNNFQTQQISKALGRGKHTTRVVKIIEFNDGELIDTPGFSSLDLDINSLELAQSFDTFKKYFPDCKYRSCLHINENVNDCEIKKQIDISIPKWRYENYLKLSKETKKERWDE, from the coding sequence ATGAAGGGAAAAATTTATTCAATAGTTTCAGGAATTTATGAAATAAAAAACAGTGATAATTCAACTATTTTGATTCCTGGGAGTGGTAAACTTAGATTCAATAATTTAGTTCCATTAGTCGGTGATTATGTTGAACATGATAGCAAAATGATTTTGAATATTTTAGAACGAAGAAACAATTTTATTCGTCCTAAAGTTGCAAATGTTGATCAAGTCATTATTGTTATGAGTTTAAAAGAACCTGAGTTTAGTTCATTTTTAATGGACAAATTTCTTTCAATAATTGAATTTAAGGAAATTAAACCGATACTTTTCTTTACTAAATCTGATTTAGTAAATGACTTTTACTGATATGAACAATATCAAAGGTGTGGGTATGAAGTTTATTTAATTAACAATAACAGTGATTCAAACTTAAGTGAAATTAAACAGATTTTTAAAAACAAAACAAATGTTTTTTTAGGTCAAACTGGGGTTGGAAAAACCACAACTATTAATAGATTATCAAACAATAATTTTCAAACTCAGCAAATCAGTAAAGCATTAGGACGTGGAAAGCACACTACTAGAGTAGTCAAAATTATAGAATTTAATGATGGAGAATTAATCGATACACCAGGTTTTAGTTCATTAGATTTAGATATAAACTCTCTTGAACTGGCACAAAGTTTTGATACCTTCAAAAAATATTTTCCTGACTGTAAATACCGTTCTTGCTTGCATATTAATGAAAACGTAAATGATTGTGAGATCAAAAAGCAAATCGATATTTCAATACCGAAATGAAGATATGAAAATTACTTAAAATTAAGCAAAGAAACAAAAAAGGAGAGATGAGATGAGTAA
- a CDS encoding serine/threonine-protein kinase, producing the protein MSKSYAELPFRESKVYKTYTILKLIGTGGMSSVFLVNKKNKPDELYALKYRIQDNNNNNYIRFKREIELLQKISSPNVPKLFDYHIDEREQYFVMEYVNGKSLRSMIEENGFLNSRLAVSFAKQIAAGIGELHSNGIVHRDIKSSNILISDKLTVKIIDLGISMSSEHNNQRLTKTHSIVGSVYYLAPELIDDNTKITKQVDIYALGVLLFEMITGKYPFSNKNAIQTIQMHKENEFPRVKDFREVPQALENVILKATAKNPNNRYESMWEFRKDIDTCLLTSRSLEAPISAKTAKSKKTIADYTSSWRFNVILISVLVLISIILITISILI; encoded by the coding sequence ATGTCTAAAAGTTATGCTGAATTACCATTCAGAGAGTCAAAAGTTTACAAAACTTATACTATCTTAAAATTAATTGGAACTGGTGGAATGAGTTCGGTTTTTTTAGTGAACAAAAAGAACAAACCCGATGAACTTTATGCACTAAAATACCGTATTCAAGACAACAACAATAACAACTATATTCGTTTTAAGCGTGAAATTGAACTATTGCAAAAAATAAGTTCTCCAAACGTTCCAAAACTTTTTGATTATCATATCGATGAAAGAGAACAATATTTTGTAATGGAATATGTAAATGGTAAAAGTTTAAGATCGATGATAGAAGAAAATGGATTTCTTAATTCTCGTCTTGCAGTTAGTTTTGCAAAACAGATTGCAGCCGGAATTGGAGAGTTACATTCAAATGGTATAGTTCATAGAGATATCAAAAGCAGTAATATATTAATTTCGGATAAGTTGACCGTTAAAATAATTGATTTGGGAATTTCTATGTCAAGCGAACATAATAATCAACGTTTAACTAAAACTCACAGTATTGTTGGCTCAGTATATTATCTTGCACCAGAATTAATTGATGATAATACTAAAATAACTAAACAAGTTGATATTTATGCTCTAGGTGTGCTCCTTTTTGAAATGATAACTGGAAAATATCCTTTCAGCAATAAAAATGCTATCCAAACTATTCAAATGCACAAAGAAAATGAATTTCCTAGAGTAAAAGATTTTAGAGAAGTGCCTCAAGCATTAGAAAATGTTATTCTAAAGGCGACTGCTAAAAACCCAAACAATCGTTATGAATCAATGTGAGAATTTAGAAAAGATATTGACACTTGCTTACTAACTTCTCGCTCACTAGAAGCTCCAATATCAGCCAAAACGGCAAAAAGTAAAAAAACTATCGCAGATTACACAAGTAGTTGGAGATTTAATGTAATTTTAATTTCTGTTTTAGTTTTAATTAGTATTATTTTAATAACTATTTCAATTTTAATTTAG
- a CDS encoding PP2C family protein-serine/threonine phosphatase, producing MQWLVKSIKGDFRDENQDRVEIIEKDNTVLALLCDGMGGHFGGSFASSIAVNVIAKEFLDNFNSNLGDHKKWFYDLIDIVKINMKRQSINEEMHDMGTTLTAALILKKQKKIIIFNSGDSRTYILNKNNDLIQITVDHNYYNQLIQEGYDKVIANSQRESKYLTSALGPTKKTTLEVFELNTESYMKTRSILLTSDGVHSFLNNDEIELIVRNCDLSLKNRIETILTSAQIANSNDNISVALIDFEEEDYV from the coding sequence ATGCAATGATTAGTAAAATCTATTAAAGGTGATTTTAGAGATGAAAATCAAGATAGAGTTGAAATAATTGAAAAAGATAATACGGTTTTAGCTCTTTTATGCGACGGAATGGGTGGCCACTTCGGTGGTTCTTTTGCTTCTTCAATTGCTGTAAATGTTATCGCTAAAGAGTTTTTAGATAATTTTAATTCTAACTTAGGCGATCATAAAAAATGATTTTATGATCTGATAGATATTGTTAAGATCAATATGAAAAGACAATCAATTAATGAAGAAATGCATGATATGGGGACTACTCTAACTGCAGCTTTAATCCTTAAAAAACAAAAGAAAATTATTATTTTTAACTCAGGCGACTCTCGAACATACATACTTAATAAAAATAATGATTTGATTCAAATTACAGTTGACCATAATTATTACAACCAACTAATTCAAGAGGGTTATGATAAAGTAATTGCAAATTCTCAAAGAGAATCAAAATATTTAACTAGTGCACTTGGTCCAACTAAAAAAACTACTCTTGAAGTTTTTGAGTTAAATACTGAAAGTTATATGAAAACTAGAAGTATTTTACTTACTAGTGATGGTGTTCATAGTTTTTTAAATAATGATGAGATTGAACTTATCGTCAGAAATTGTGATTTATCACTTAAAAATAGAATCGAAACTATTCTTACAAGTGCACAAATTGCAAACTCCAATGATAATATAAGTGTAGCTCTTATAGACTTTGAAGAGGAAGATTATGTCTAA
- the gmk gene encoding guanylate kinase — protein sequence MDKDSIVKKTPLVIFSGPSGVGKGTVERLLFEFDELHLSLSCSATTRKPREGEINGIHYYFYDKSLFQQMIKGREFIEFSYHFDNYYGTLYSELTRISNRGMTPMLEIETRGAKQVIEKLKDDDRYNLITIFLLPPSIDDLRNRILKRGSEDNHTMKARLHKATEEIAESSVFKYKIINDIPERAANEIKEILYKELGIKCND from the coding sequence ATGGATAAAGATAGTATTGTAAAGAAAACACCATTAGTTATCTTCTCAGGACCAAGCGGAGTTGGTAAAGGAACAGTTGAAAGATTATTATTTGAATTCGATGAGTTACACTTATCGCTCTCTTGTTCTGCAACAACTAGAAAACCTCGTGAAGGTGAAATTAACGGAATTCATTACTATTTTTATGATAAATCATTATTCCAACAAATGATAAAAGGTAGAGAGTTTATTGAATTCTCTTACCACTTTGATAACTATTATGGTACTTTGTACAGTGAATTAACAAGAATTTCTAATCGTGGTATGACTCCGATGTTAGAAATTGAAACTCGTGGTGCTAAACAAGTTATTGAAAAATTAAAAGATGATGATAGATATAACTTAATTACAATATTTTTACTTCCACCTTCAATTGATGATCTAAGAAACAGAATATTAAAAAGAGGTTCTGAAGACAATCACACAATGAAAGCTAGATTACACAAAGCAACTGAAGAGATTGCCGAATCAAGTGTTTTTAAATATAAAATAATTAACGATATTCCTGAACGTGCAGCTAATGAAATTAAGGAAATTCTTTATAAGGAGCTAGGCATTAAATGCAATGATTAG
- a CDS encoding PTS glucose transporter subunit IIA has translation MSFLNKIKSMFAKKDEQPSEIPSQFIQDLVANLGGISNITGFNNGATSLRYDVKDSSKINVAELEKIGAEKVTIVGPRYVDVKLGERADEVNLEVRKFITYFKKIEASNVKVQEGNLAPKAVQEAAKEEKCPDGTCPSKKAEENVDSVEILGITDAKVVGLETLNDGVFSEKMLGDGIVFDISKKETVDIISPVDGTLEVCFPSKHAYGIVSPNGLSLLIHIGIDTVNLGGIGFETFVSQNDKIQKGQKLATVNVKRILQDNLNPNVILIATKESKFTNFTEVKKVSKANEVVAVITK, from the coding sequence ATGAGTTTTTTAAATAAAATTAAATCAATGTTTGCTAAGAAGGATGAACAACCATCTGAAATTCCTTCACAATTTATTCAAGATTTAGTTGCAAATCTTGGTGGAATTAGTAACATTACTGGATTTAACAATGGAGCTACAAGCTTAAGATACGATGTTAAAGATAGTTCAAAAATTAATGTAGCAGAATTAGAAAAAATTGGAGCTGAAAAAGTTACAATTGTTGGACCTAGATATGTTGATGTTAAGTTAGGTGAAAGAGCTGATGAAGTTAACTTAGAAGTTCGTAAATTTATTACATACTTCAAAAAAATTGAGGCAAGTAATGTAAAGGTTCAAGAAGGTAACTTAGCACCTAAAGCAGTTCAAGAAGCAGCTAAAGAAGAAAAATGTCCAGATGGAACATGTCCTTCTAAAAAAGCTGAAGAAAATGTTGACAGTGTTGAAATTTTAGGTATTACTGATGCAAAAGTAGTTGGTCTTGAAACATTAAATGACGGTGTATTTAGTGAAAAAATGTTAGGTGACGGAATTGTGTTTGACATTTCTAAAAAAGAAACAGTTGACATTATTTCGCCAGTTGATGGTACATTAGAAGTGTGCTTCCCATCAAAACACGCTTATGGAATTGTATCACCTAATGGTTTAAGTCTTTTAATTCACATCGGTATTGACACAGTTAACTTAGGTGGAATCGGTTTTGAAACATTTGTAAGTCAAAATGATAAAATCCAAAAAGGTCAAAAATTAGCTACTGTTAATGTAAAGAGAATTTTACAAGATAATTTAAATCCAAATGTTATTTTGATAGCAACTAAAGAATCTAAATTCACAAACTTTACAGAAGTTAAAAAAGTTTCAAAAGCAAACGAAGTTGTTGCTGTTATTACAAAATAA
- a CDS encoding FMN-dependent NADH-azoreductase codes for MKVLVLKGNLVADANSFSNKVVDYFVDKVESKYQDAEVEVINLAKTKLADVFLTQKSFSTYYTDVESAKWISKMKEVDKVIISVPMINFGPSTIVKNFIDAISVADQTFSYKYSKKGDAIGLLTNIDVAIIATQGAPEGWYPWGNHLSWLEGTFKFLGAKKVQSLLVAGTKVNLANSLNNGELISEYDNKINSLVENL; via the coding sequence ATGAAGGTTTTAGTACTTAAAGGAAATCTAGTAGCGGATGCTAATTCATTTTCAAATAAAGTTGTTGACTATTTTGTTGACAAAGTAGAATCTAAATATCAAGATGCTGAAGTTGAAGTAATCAACTTAGCCAAAACTAAATTAGCTGATGTGTTCTTAACACAAAAATCATTTTCAACCTATTACACAGACGTTGAAAGTGCAAAGTGAATTTCAAAGATGAAAGAAGTTGATAAAGTTATTATTTCTGTTCCAATGATAAATTTTGGTCCATCAACAATTGTAAAAAACTTTATTGATGCTATTTCGGTTGCAGACCAAACATTTTCATATAAATATAGTAAAAAAGGTGATGCTATAGGTTTATTAACTAATATTGATGTGGCTATTATTGCAACTCAAGGAGCTCCTGAAGGTTGATATCCTTGAGGAAACCATTTAAGTTGACTAGAAGGAACATTCAAGTTCTTAGGTGCAAAAAAAGTTCAATCACTTTTGGTTGCTGGAACTAAAGTTAATTTAGCAAATTCATTAAATAATGGTGAATTAATCAGTGAATATGATAATAAAATTAATTCACTTGTTGAAAATTTATAA
- the aspS gene encoding aspartate--tRNA ligase produces MKKEIKNNELRIENVGQKVTLYGWVANKRRFGELNFVDLRDKYGITQLVFNKPINFSKESVLEVQGLVVERKDKNPSLETGDIEVVVEDFTILSSAAELPFSIKDEIEVKEDLRLKYRYLDLRRPVMQKTLALKNKIFYHIREYMQENDFTELETPMLAKATPEGARDFLVPTRTKGTFFALPQSPQLFKQLLMVAGFERYYQFARCFRDEDSRKDRQPEFTQLDIEVSFMSVEKFQEMVEGLFKHFMKKIGHEIKTPFQRLKFDDCIRDYGTDKPDLRYEYKIIDIDSFCNNTDFNVIKDAKSKRMLKVPSIISKKDFKSLEEIANKNKAKILFYFVVENGLVSHSNFAKKVSDEVNKLIQIHGDGSYFIVADEFENASKALGAVRVELNNMFNYARDEYNFSWIVDWPMFEYDETFKRWQAAHHPFTQFDNTLEEINTLELSKLRAKSYDLVLNGFELGSGSARISDPQMQEKMFELIGMTKEEQESKFGFFLKAFNYGVPPHCGIGLGMDRLTMILSNHKTIRDVIAFPKNAKNQDVFTEAPSGVSEEQLQELFIKVIHEEN; encoded by the coding sequence ATGAAAAAAGAAATTAAAAACAATGAATTAAGAATAGAAAATGTTGGTCAAAAAGTTACTCTCTACGGTTGAGTTGCTAACAAAAGAAGATTTGGTGAATTAAATTTTGTTGACTTAAGAGATAAATATGGAATTACTCAATTGGTTTTTAATAAACCAATTAATTTCTCAAAAGAAAGTGTTTTAGAAGTACAAGGTTTGGTTGTTGAAAGAAAAGATAAAAACCCAAGTTTGGAAACTGGTGATATTGAAGTTGTAGTTGAAGACTTCACAATTCTTTCGAGTGCTGCTGAATTACCTTTTTCAATTAAGGATGAAATTGAAGTTAAAGAAGATTTAAGACTAAAATATAGATATTTAGACTTAAGAAGACCAGTGATGCAAAAAACTCTTGCACTTAAAAATAAAATTTTCTATCACATTAGAGAATATATGCAAGAAAATGACTTTACTGAATTAGAAACCCCTATGTTGGCTAAAGCTACACCAGAAGGCGCTAGAGACTTTTTGGTTCCAACAAGAACTAAAGGAACATTCTTCGCCTTACCACAATCACCACAATTATTCAAACAATTATTAATGGTTGCTGGTTTTGAAAGATACTATCAATTCGCTAGATGTTTTAGGGACGAAGACTCTAGAAAAGATAGACAACCAGAGTTTACTCAATTGGATATTGAAGTAAGTTTTATGTCCGTTGAAAAATTCCAAGAAATGGTTGAAGGTTTATTCAAACATTTCATGAAGAAAATAGGTCATGAAATTAAAACTCCATTCCAAAGATTGAAATTTGATGACTGTATTAGAGATTATGGAACAGATAAACCTGACTTAAGATATGAGTACAAAATTATCGATATTGATTCATTCTGCAATAATACAGATTTTAATGTAATTAAAGACGCAAAAAGCAAGAGAATGCTTAAAGTTCCATCGATAATTTCTAAAAAAGATTTCAAATCTCTTGAAGAGATTGCTAATAAAAATAAAGCAAAAATATTATTTTATTTTGTAGTTGAAAATGGTCTTGTATCACATTCAAACTTTGCAAAGAAAGTTTCTGATGAAGTTAATAAACTTATCCAAATTCATGGTGATGGTTCATATTTCATTGTTGCAGATGAATTTGAAAATGCTTCAAAAGCTCTTGGTGCAGTTCGTGTTGAATTAAACAACATGTTTAATTATGCACGTGATGAATATAACTTTAGCTGAATTGTTGATTGACCAATGTTCGAATACGATGAAACATTTAAACGTTGACAAGCAGCACACCACCCATTCACTCAATTTGATAATACTCTAGAAGAAATTAATACATTAGAACTTTCAAAATTACGTGCCAAGAGTTATGACTTAGTATTAAACGGATTTGAATTAGGATCTGGTTCTGCTAGAATTAGCGATCCACAAATGCAAGAAAAAATGTTTGAACTTATTGGTATGACTAAGGAAGAACAAGAATCAAAATTTGGTTTCTTCCTTAAAGCGTTTAATTACGGAGTTCCACCACACTGTGGAATTGGTTTGGGTATGGACAGATTAACAATGATTTTATCCAACCATAAAACAATAAGAGATGTTATTGCATTCCCTAAAAACGCAAAAAATCAAGACGTATTTACTGAAGCTCCAAGTGGAGTTTCTGAAGAACAACTTCAAGAATTATTTATTAAAGTCATTCATGAAGAAAATTAA